Proteins co-encoded in one Spirosoma endbachense genomic window:
- a CDS encoding PepSY-associated TM helix domain-containing protein: MTVKKLVGTIHLWLGLASGLIVFVISLTGCMLAFEQEIKNVTQPYRFVEPPAGGKLLPPSVLKAKAEAALPGKVANGVLYEETGRSATVGFYNADPEFYYVVYLNPFSGEVLKVWDEDEDFFHFILHGHYYLWLPEKIGQPVVASATLIFLVLLISGLVLWWPKNKSAAKQRFSIKWNAAWRRKNYDLHNVLGFYMLAVGMIFAITGLVWGFQWFSTLVYRVTGGTGSAEYIIPPSDSTIASGVSSATTAVDKVWLKLRRENPAQQGINLSFPKTPGESIFSYVNYRPGTYYKVDYHYYDQHTLKELSVDSPYSGNYADVNLAKKLKRMNYDIHIGAIWGLPGKILAFCASLVCASLPITGCLIWWGRRSKKRPVSRAVARSMA, encoded by the coding sequence ATGACAGTAAAAAAACTGGTTGGAACGATTCACCTTTGGCTTGGGCTTGCGTCTGGGCTGATTGTCTTTGTTATTAGCCTTACGGGCTGTATGCTGGCTTTTGAACAGGAAATAAAAAACGTTACCCAGCCCTATCGTTTTGTTGAGCCACCAGCGGGCGGGAAACTACTGCCACCCTCTGTATTGAAAGCGAAAGCTGAGGCTGCATTACCCGGTAAGGTGGCAAATGGTGTTTTATACGAAGAAACAGGACGGAGTGCTACGGTTGGCTTTTACAATGCTGACCCGGAATTTTATTACGTTGTTTATCTGAATCCCTTTTCGGGGGAAGTGCTGAAGGTGTGGGACGAAGATGAAGACTTCTTTCATTTCATTCTGCATGGGCATTATTATTTATGGTTGCCCGAAAAAATTGGCCAGCCAGTAGTGGCATCGGCTACGCTTATTTTTCTAGTGTTACTAATCTCTGGATTGGTGCTTTGGTGGCCTAAAAACAAAAGTGCGGCTAAACAGCGATTCAGCATAAAATGGAATGCGGCCTGGCGCCGGAAGAACTACGATTTGCACAATGTGCTGGGCTTTTACATGCTGGCTGTCGGAATGATTTTTGCCATAACCGGCCTGGTGTGGGGTTTTCAGTGGTTCTCAACGCTGGTGTATCGGGTTACTGGTGGCACGGGTTCTGCTGAGTATATTATTCCTCCTTCTGATTCGACAATAGCCTCAGGCGTATCGTCGGCCACAACGGCGGTGGACAAAGTCTGGCTGAAACTCCGGCGGGAAAATCCAGCACAGCAAGGCATTAATCTATCCTTTCCCAAAACCCCCGGCGAATCAATTTTTTCATACGTCAATTACCGGCCTGGTACGTACTACAAGGTTGATTACCATTATTATGACCAACACACGCTAAAGGAATTATCGGTCGACAGCCCCTACAGTGGTAACTATGCCGACGTGAATCTGGCCAAGAAGCTGAAACGGATGAATTATGATATTCACATTGGTGCCATTTGGGGGCTACCCGGTAAGATTCTGGCGTTTTGTGCCAGTCTGGTCTGCGCCAGCCTACCCATAACGGGTTGCCTGATCTGGTGGGGCCGTCGTAGCAAAAAGCGACCTGTTAGCCGTGCCGTTGCCCGATCGATGGCTTAA
- a CDS encoding FAD-binding protein — translation MSLPNGLQQLVVSELTNRHENFTQPLTPDTSFKLTIPSGLPDSKSEYRQTTANFQWLIKHAIENNIRLRAIGKNWSFAKVGVTNGGMIDTDALMQTFAIRNASVAPAYLTAGKSADNLFFTECGTTIHILEQLLEARNKSIRASGASNGQTVAGATSTGTHGAAFDFGAVHDTIVGLHIVCGPDKHIWLERASYPVAGQPFIDLLDVTEVIRDDDLFNAAVVSFGSFGFIHGIMLEIEALFWLKSYSAKSVPYTSALKKAMTDCDFSGITSVLNLPLPTPDAKPYHFQLIVNPHQFDLTGTDPSRGPFVRVLYKHHTKPAGATPPPLKPGFTYGDDTMGLIQTLLDKLTPRKLVPTLVNTLYPQALEDTDGWIGTMSDFFGNTNIRGKASSAAIGVDAKDSPRVLEEVVALNAESAFPGIMGLRWVKKTPATLGFTRFPITCVLELDGIESELTRQFLERTWNRLDALGIPYTQHWGKVNFNLDGSRIRRQYGDSAVDAWLTARNQLLDSPTRAVFTNDFMEKCGLDQEIVVDEPIA, via the coding sequence ATGAGCTTACCGAATGGCCTTCAGCAATTGGTGGTTTCAGAACTGACCAATCGCCATGAAAACTTTACACAACCCCTTACACCCGACACGTCTTTTAAGTTGACCATTCCCAGTGGTTTACCCGATAGCAAATCAGAATATCGGCAAACGACCGCTAATTTTCAGTGGCTCATCAAACACGCCATCGAGAATAACATTCGATTACGGGCTATTGGCAAAAACTGGTCGTTCGCTAAAGTTGGTGTTACCAATGGTGGCATGATCGACACCGATGCGCTGATGCAAACCTTTGCCATCCGCAATGCATCGGTTGCTCCCGCCTATCTGACTGCGGGCAAATCGGCCGACAACCTGTTTTTTACCGAATGCGGCACCACGATCCACATTTTGGAACAACTCCTTGAAGCTCGTAATAAGTCGATACGAGCATCGGGAGCCAGTAACGGCCAGACCGTTGCCGGAGCCACATCAACCGGCACCCACGGCGCAGCGTTCGACTTTGGGGCTGTGCATGATACCATCGTTGGCCTACATATCGTGTGCGGCCCCGACAAACACATCTGGCTGGAAAGGGCGTCTTATCCGGTGGCGGGTCAACCTTTTATTGACTTGCTGGACGTAACTGAGGTGATACGCGATGATGATCTGTTCAATGCAGCCGTAGTCAGTTTTGGTTCATTTGGCTTCATTCATGGCATTATGCTCGAAATCGAAGCCCTGTTCTGGTTAAAGTCATACAGTGCGAAGAGTGTACCCTATACCAGTGCACTCAAAAAAGCCATGACCGACTGTGATTTTTCGGGTATTACCAGCGTCCTGAACCTCCCACTGCCAACGCCCGACGCCAAACCTTATCATTTCCAGCTCATTGTCAATCCGCATCAGTTCGACCTGACCGGGACTGACCCGTCGCGGGGGCCGTTCGTCAGAGTTTTGTATAAACACCACACAAAACCCGCTGGCGCAACACCTCCCCCACTCAAACCAGGTTTTACATACGGCGATGATACAATGGGCTTAATTCAAACGCTATTGGACAAGCTTACGCCCCGAAAGCTTGTGCCCACACTCGTCAATACGCTTTATCCGCAGGCATTGGAGGATACCGATGGCTGGATTGGCACCATGAGTGATTTTTTCGGGAATACAAATATTCGGGGGAAAGCCTCCAGTGCCGCTATCGGTGTTGACGCGAAAGATAGTCCGCGTGTATTGGAGGAAGTCGTCGCGCTGAATGCAGAATCCGCTTTTCCGGGTATCATGGGTCTGCGATGGGTGAAGAAAACCCCGGCAACCCTGGGCTTTACACGCTTTCCGATCACCTGCGTACTGGAGCTCGACGGTATTGAATCTGAATTAACGCGTCAATTTCTGGAGCGTACCTGGAATCGACTCGATGCGTTAGGCATTCCCTACACCCAGCATTGGGGCAAGGTCAACTTCAATCTTGACGGCTCTCGTATTCGTCGGCAATATGGTGATTCCGCCGTCGATGCGTGGCTAACGGCCCGGAATCAACTCCTTGATTCTCCGACACGGGCCGTGTTCACCAATGACTTTATGGAAAAATGTGGACTGGATCAGGAAATCGTCGTCGATGAACCAATTGCGTAA
- a CDS encoding peptidase, with amino-acid sequence MTYCLGIKVASGLVAIADRRLTSGTEVSSNRKISVHEVENHSLFIMTSGLRSVRDKAITYFKEVISERDRSFNKLYKAVNAFGEQVKRVAQEDKESITASGLNFNLNAIVGGQLEDDEEHKLFLLYPEGNWVEVDQGSPFKIIGNSGYGKPLLFRNLSYETSLPEALKIGFLAFDATRVSANDVDYPLDVVIYPKDSFHMTEYRLEKEDMDEVSHQWSALLSNSVRKLPTYWMDPIFEKVRSVKNV; translated from the coding sequence ATGACGTATTGTTTAGGAATTAAAGTCGCGTCGGGCTTAGTGGCCATTGCCGACAGACGGTTGACCTCTGGTACCGAAGTATCTTCTAATCGAAAAATTTCGGTTCACGAAGTCGAAAATCACTCGTTGTTTATCATGACGTCGGGCCTGCGGTCAGTACGCGACAAGGCTATTACGTATTTTAAAGAAGTGATTTCGGAGCGAGATCGCTCGTTCAACAAACTGTATAAGGCCGTCAATGCCTTTGGTGAACAGGTCAAACGTGTGGCTCAGGAAGATAAAGAATCCATTACGGCCAGCGGTTTAAATTTCAATTTAAACGCCATTGTTGGCGGTCAATTGGAAGACGACGAAGAACATAAGCTCTTTCTGTTGTATCCTGAGGGGAACTGGGTAGAGGTAGACCAGGGATCTCCGTTTAAGATAATTGGCAATTCCGGCTACGGCAAACCGCTGTTATTCAGAAACTTATCCTACGAAACCAGCCTACCCGAAGCGCTAAAAATTGGCTTTCTCGCCTTCGATGCCACCCGTGTCAGCGCCAACGATGTCGATTATCCATTAGATGTCGTCATTTACCCCAAAGACAGTTTTCACATGACCGAATACCGTCTCGAAAAAGAAGATATGGATGAAGTGTCCCACCAGTGGAGTGCGCTTCTAAGTAACTCTGTCCGCAAATTACCGACCTACTGGATGGACCCAATCTTTGAGAAAGTACGTTCGGTTAAAAATGTATAA
- a CDS encoding transglutaminase family protein, whose translation MLLHVRHESEYNYDIPVALGPQTLYLYPRTYPYQQMLDYSLIIDPKPSRIVRNIDVEGNVQQLAYFNHPTKRLMVTAEMKLQSDEFNSFDFVLFPFDTQRVPFRYPKYEQDLLQPYLERVGVTHRIEDWAKQIAAKAGWQTTGFLITLNQTIREFTYEIREVGSPFPPEQTLTLRKGSCRDYTTLFMAACRSLGIAARFVSGYLFGNPQQEHQLHAWVEVYLPGAGWRGFDPTEGSVVVNRHIFLTSTAKPELAAPISGTFIGRANSTLRSELLFA comes from the coding sequence ATGCTTCTTCACGTCCGGCACGAATCTGAATACAACTATGATATTCCTGTTGCACTCGGCCCCCAAACGCTGTATCTATACCCCCGGACATATCCTTACCAGCAAATGCTGGACTATAGCCTGATCATCGATCCTAAACCGTCGCGGATCGTGCGCAATATCGATGTAGAAGGTAATGTACAGCAATTAGCCTATTTCAACCATCCAACTAAACGCCTGATGGTTACGGCTGAAATGAAACTTCAGTCAGACGAGTTTAACTCGTTCGACTTTGTGCTTTTTCCGTTCGACACCCAGCGTGTGCCGTTTCGCTATCCCAAATATGAGCAGGATTTATTGCAACCCTATTTAGAGCGCGTTGGTGTCACACATCGAATTGAAGACTGGGCCAAACAGATTGCAGCCAAAGCGGGCTGGCAGACAACGGGTTTTCTAATCACTCTGAATCAAACCATTCGGGAGTTTACGTATGAAATTCGCGAAGTAGGATCGCCTTTTCCACCCGAGCAAACGCTTACGCTACGCAAGGGTTCCTGCCGCGATTATACAACTTTATTCATGGCCGCTTGCCGAAGTCTTGGTATCGCGGCTCGTTTTGTGAGTGGTTATTTGTTCGGAAACCCACAACAGGAGCATCAGCTACACGCCTGGGTAGAGGTGTATCTGCCCGGTGCGGGCTGGCGGGGCTTCGACCCAACCGAAGGATCGGTTGTTGTTAACCGGCATATATTTCTGACATCAACGGCCAAACCAGAATTAGCAGCCCCAATTAGTGGAACATTTATAGGGCGGGCTAATTCTACTTTACGATCGGAGTTATTATTTGCATAA
- a CDS encoding YtxH domain-containing protein, which produces MSFLKGVLAGLAIGYLTAPRSGKETRDKLTQRVNDLQDQWDEGVAQVKSQIDSLVGNAENKVDQYANRAEKKVDHYKNEVQSGYNKERAKNAYNNKVDDVADAAKSGINNAEDALKIS; this is translated from the coding sequence ATGAGTTTTCTGAAAGGAGTATTAGCAGGCCTGGCCATCGGTTATCTGACGGCTCCCCGTAGTGGTAAAGAAACCCGCGACAAATTGACTCAGCGTGTCAATGACTTACAGGATCAGTGGGATGAGGGCGTTGCTCAGGTCAAATCACAGATCGATAGTCTGGTTGGAAACGCTGAAAACAAGGTTGATCAGTATGCTAACCGGGCAGAGAAAAAAGTGGACCACTATAAAAACGAAGTCCAGTCGGGTTATAACAAAGAGCGGGCAAAAAATGCCTACAACAACAAAGTAGATGATGTAGCAGATGCAGCAAAATCTGGTATAAATAATGCCGAAGATGCGCTTAAAATCAGCTAA
- a CDS encoding DUF2911 domain-containing protein — MRTTHISRVITLTLAGVLMTMMTWAQGDKANRPSPPATASGKIKDATITINYSSPSVKGRQVWDPSGTLAPYGKVWRAGANEATIFETDKDIKIEGKTLPAGKYSLFAIPDQKEWKIIFNSQTGQWGIKRGGEANRDPANDVLTVSVKPATAPLTERLVYNVTGKGVVLKWETVEVPIAIQ; from the coding sequence ATGAGAACTACACACATTAGCCGGGTAATTACGCTAACGTTAGCCGGCGTATTAATGACAATGATGACATGGGCTCAAGGAGACAAGGCGAACCGGCCTAGTCCACCGGCAACGGCCAGTGGGAAAATTAAAGATGCTACCATCACCATCAATTATAGTAGCCCTTCGGTGAAAGGTCGCCAGGTTTGGGATCCTAGCGGTACGCTTGCTCCTTATGGAAAAGTGTGGCGGGCCGGAGCCAATGAAGCGACTATCTTCGAAACAGACAAAGACATCAAGATCGAAGGAAAAACATTGCCTGCCGGGAAATATAGCTTATTTGCTATCCCTGATCAAAAAGAATGGAAAATCATCTTCAATTCACAAACCGGTCAGTGGGGTATCAAACGGGGCGGAGAAGCCAATCGCGACCCAGCCAATGACGTATTGACCGTGTCTGTAAAGCCAGCCACTGCACCCTTGACGGAACGGCTGGTGTATAACGTAACCGGCAAAGGAGTTGTTCTGAAGTGGGAAACTGTTGAAGTACCCATTGCTATTCAGTAA
- the glmM gene encoding phosphoglucosamine mutase: MALIKSISGIRGTIGGRSGDGLTPLDVVKFAAAFGQWLRQRNPEKQTVVIGRDGRLSGEMVSKLVAATLQGLGLHVVDLGLSTTPTVELAVTAEGAAGGIILTASHNPIQWNALKLLNEAGEFISATDGAEVLSIAETESFDFAEARKLGKYRTDTSWLQKHIDLILALPLVDRAAIAARNFRVIVDAVNSTGGLAVPMLLEALGVEKIAKLHCEPTGNFAHNPEPLPENLRDIIKEMEKGNTDLGIVVDPDVDRLALICEDGSPFGEEYTLVAVSDYVLKNKPGNTVSNLSSTIALRDVTQKYGGQHFASAVGEVNVVEMMKAKDAVIGGEGNGGIIYPDLHFGRDALVGIALFLTHLAKSGKSASMLRRTYPNYYISKNKIELTPDIDVDAVLNRIQAKYARNPINTIDGVKIEFDKEWVHLRKSNTEPIIRIYSESDTLATADHLAGKIIDDIREVLAEKR; this comes from the coding sequence GTGGCATTAATTAAGTCTATTTCCGGGATACGAGGAACGATTGGGGGGCGCAGCGGAGACGGACTGACGCCCTTGGATGTGGTTAAATTTGCGGCTGCTTTTGGGCAGTGGCTTCGGCAACGCAACCCTGAGAAACAAACTGTTGTGATTGGCCGCGATGGACGGCTTTCGGGTGAAATGGTATCGAAGCTGGTAGCGGCTACTTTACAGGGCCTGGGTTTACACGTGGTTGACCTTGGTCTGTCAACAACTCCTACCGTTGAGCTTGCCGTAACGGCCGAAGGGGCAGCGGGTGGCATCATCTTAACGGCCAGCCATAATCCCATACAGTGGAATGCCCTTAAACTTCTGAATGAAGCCGGTGAATTTATTTCAGCAACGGATGGAGCCGAAGTACTTTCTATTGCTGAAACTGAATCATTTGATTTTGCGGAAGCACGTAAATTAGGCAAATATCGCACCGATACGAGCTGGCTTCAAAAACATATTGACCTTATTCTGGCCCTGCCATTAGTTGATCGTGCTGCCATTGCAGCCCGCAATTTCAGAGTTATCGTCGATGCGGTCAACTCAACGGGTGGCCTGGCTGTACCGATGTTGCTGGAGGCCCTGGGTGTAGAAAAAATTGCCAAATTACACTGCGAACCGACGGGTAATTTTGCTCATAACCCCGAACCCTTACCTGAAAATCTACGCGATATAATCAAGGAGATGGAGAAAGGGAATACCGACCTCGGCATTGTGGTCGATCCTGATGTTGACCGGCTTGCCCTGATTTGTGAAGATGGTTCGCCGTTTGGCGAAGAATACACGCTGGTCGCGGTTTCAGATTATGTCCTGAAAAACAAGCCCGGCAATACAGTGTCAAATTTGTCGAGCACGATAGCGCTACGCGACGTGACCCAAAAATACGGCGGACAGCATTTTGCGTCAGCGGTTGGCGAGGTTAACGTGGTTGAGATGATGAAAGCGAAAGATGCGGTCATTGGCGGTGAAGGAAACGGCGGCATTATCTATCCTGACCTTCATTTTGGTCGTGATGCCCTGGTTGGCATTGCGCTGTTTCTGACCCATCTGGCCAAGTCTGGAAAGTCGGCTTCCATGTTGCGACGAACATACCCGAATTATTACATTTCCAAAAACAAAATCGAACTGACACCCGATATCGATGTTGATGCAGTACTGAATCGGATTCAGGCTAAATATGCCAGGAATCCAATCAATACCATCGATGGAGTTAAGATTGAGTTCGACAAAGAGTGGGTTCACCTGCGGAAGTCAAATACGGAACCAATCATCCGTATCTACTCCGAATCAGATACACTTGCTACTGCTGATCATCTGGCCGGTAAAATCATTGACGATATTCGAGAAGTTCTTGCCGAGAAGCGATAA
- a CDS encoding CARDB domain-containing protein, translated as MNLFLRPLLLTGLTAMLWAIGLLQAVAQIDVTYPVSRMIVQRDNNNNATVLIAGSYAQLFDSVEARAVVRTSGQGTTTNWATLQTNPLNGQFNGTLTITGGWYRIEVRGKRNGQVVASDSVDRFGVGEVFAIVGHSNAQGSSCIINNTDYCPTMPGAVDDRVTVVPLDQSTPEFARYDTTANTRYLPGLTFSQLSTFSGISPFAKMSWFWGHMGDLLVQRINVPVLIYNAGFGGSNMEYNYKAAYDIPFTHGFIRYAIRMPYVNLRNLMNLYVPSTGIRAILLQHGENDRGNPTDLIVTHHYGVIDKVRQEFGKPNLAWIIALSSFAGAPFDNVRQAQLQVINRQNYLTYQGPDLDNVNSPADRPDGIHFSPSGQTQVGALWANAISNSYLQSIQPYLAENQLFTSIACAPGNQLMLTQPAGYQYIWNTGDSIQSLTVGAGTYSARLLNPQNKAFFPPAVTVPSVVRPSTPTITVSGSMSLCQPGSVTLTSSYAGTNLWSTSAVTSSILATQVGAYSVQAVNSVYGCQSNPTSITISNAMTDLSLSLGVSRRTAAVGDTVTFSLTVKNEGSCDAGAVTMQNRLPDNVVFVSSSTLTSTSGVVSGSLANVAPGQSITRQYVARLTAPGMYQNAGQLTAQARIDPDSQPNSGTGDGQDDAAMVDLRTTSTAGALSLFASPNPNQTPLPPIQSNQPTPNPSKADLSLTMELSQRYVRTGENITVTLKVFNLGGLTATGIVVKNDLPAGMQFVSSPSGMTTSGSSVTGSIGQLAAGQTASLSFTATVTGQGNFTNVAQIMACNQSDPDSTPGNGTTNGEDDTARVDLRATSASGARIAATPNSVAPLNKEATNTTPTSTQGHRFSDNAPKK; from the coding sequence ATGAACTTATTTTTACGGCCACTCCTGCTAACAGGGTTGACGGCTATGTTATGGGCCATTGGTCTATTACAGGCTGTTGCCCAAATCGATGTTACTTATCCGGTCAGCCGCATGATTGTCCAGCGAGACAATAACAATAACGCGACTGTTCTGATTGCTGGTAGTTATGCCCAACTATTTGATTCGGTAGAAGCTCGTGCCGTTGTTCGAACAAGTGGACAGGGAACCACAACCAACTGGGCTACGCTTCAGACAAATCCACTCAACGGTCAATTCAATGGCACCTTAACCATCACGGGTGGGTGGTATCGAATTGAAGTCCGTGGAAAGCGTAATGGTCAGGTTGTAGCGTCTGATTCGGTCGATCGGTTTGGTGTTGGCGAAGTCTTTGCCATTGTTGGTCATTCAAATGCACAGGGATCAAGTTGCATTATTAATAATACGGACTACTGCCCCACGATGCCGGGAGCCGTTGACGATCGCGTAACTGTAGTTCCTCTCGATCAATCAACTCCAGAGTTTGCACGATACGACACTACAGCCAATACGCGCTACTTACCCGGATTGACATTCAGCCAGTTATCTACATTTAGCGGTATATCTCCTTTCGCCAAAATGTCGTGGTTCTGGGGTCATATGGGCGACTTGCTGGTGCAGCGCATCAATGTGCCGGTTTTAATTTATAATGCTGGTTTTGGGGGAAGCAACATGGAATATAATTACAAAGCAGCCTACGATATTCCCTTTACCCATGGCTTCATCAGGTATGCGATACGAATGCCCTACGTCAATCTGCGAAATCTGATGAATTTATATGTACCCTCAACGGGTATTCGGGCCATTCTTCTCCAGCATGGTGAAAATGATCGCGGTAATCCGACTGACCTTATTGTTACGCATCACTATGGCGTGATCGACAAGGTGCGGCAAGAGTTCGGCAAGCCAAACCTGGCCTGGATCATTGCCCTATCGTCCTTTGCAGGTGCTCCCTTTGATAATGTTCGACAGGCTCAGCTTCAGGTTATCAATCGCCAGAACTACCTGACCTACCAAGGCCCTGATCTGGATAATGTTAATTCGCCAGCTGACCGTCCTGATGGTATTCACTTTTCGCCTTCGGGCCAGACTCAGGTAGGTGCTTTATGGGCCAATGCCATCAGCAATAGCTATCTTCAGTCAATACAGCCTTATCTGGCCGAAAATCAGCTTTTTACCAGTATCGCCTGCGCTCCGGGCAATCAGCTGATGCTAACTCAGCCTGCTGGCTATCAATACATCTGGAACACAGGCGATAGCATTCAGAGTTTAACCGTTGGAGCAGGCACTTATTCGGCCCGTTTACTCAACCCTCAGAACAAAGCTTTCTTCCCACCGGCCGTTACGGTGCCAAGTGTAGTCAGGCCATCAACCCCTACCATTACAGTCAGCGGCTCAATGTCGCTCTGCCAACCAGGGAGTGTCACCTTAACATCCAGTTATGCAGGAACAAACCTCTGGAGCACGTCAGCAGTAACTTCTTCCATTTTGGCTACTCAGGTAGGAGCCTATTCCGTTCAGGCCGTTAATAGTGTTTATGGCTGTCAATCCAACCCGACAAGTATTACGATCAGCAACGCCATGACTGATCTTTCGCTTTCGCTGGGGGTTAGTCGCAGAACGGCTGCAGTAGGAGACACTGTTACCTTTTCGTTAACGGTTAAAAATGAAGGCTCGTGCGACGCTGGTGCGGTGACTATGCAAAATCGATTGCCCGACAATGTGGTCTTTGTCTCTTCGTCAACTTTAACATCTACCAGTGGCGTAGTAAGCGGGTCTCTCGCAAACGTAGCACCAGGGCAATCGATCACCCGGCAGTATGTTGCTCGCCTGACAGCGCCGGGAATGTATCAAAATGCCGGACAATTAACGGCTCAGGCCAGGATCGATCCAGACAGTCAGCCGAATTCAGGTACTGGCGACGGACAGGACGACGCGGCCATGGTTGATTTACGCACCACTTCAACGGCGGGAGCACTTTCGCTGTTTGCTTCGCCCAATCCCAACCAAACCCCTTTACCGCCCATACAGAGTAATCAGCCTACACCTAACCCGAGTAAAGCCGATCTAAGCCTGACCATGGAATTGAGCCAGCGCTATGTCAGGACAGGGGAAAACATTACTGTTACGCTTAAGGTTTTCAATCTGGGCGGTTTGACTGCTACAGGCATCGTCGTGAAAAACGACCTGCCAGCGGGCATGCAGTTTGTTTCATCCCCTTCCGGTATGACTACGTCTGGGTCGTCTGTAACCGGGTCTATCGGCCAGTTGGCAGCCGGGCAAACGGCTAGCCTGTCTTTTACAGCTACCGTTACCGGTCAGGGAAATTTCACAAATGTGGCACAAATTATGGCCTGCAATCAGAGCGACCCGGATAGTACACCCGGTAACGGTACAACCAACGGTGAAGATGATACAGCTCGGGTAGATTTACGGGCCACCAGCGCATCTGGTGCACGAATTGCGGCTACACCAAACTCGGTTGCTCCGCTCAATAAAGAGGCTACAAATACGACGCCGACCAGTACTCAGGGGCATCGATTTTCAGATAATGCTCCAAAGAAATAA